A genomic region of Aspergillus oryzae RIB40 DNA, chromosome 1 contains the following coding sequences:
- a CDS encoding Fig1 domain-containing protein (predicted protein), whose product MAGNFKDKMARFIPMIGYHHVLMIIIAVTIILLSLLLAGCSSSSPQMPSIFLISLYYQRYDPVFNLAQVDPGVVQATANIVGGAEMEVRVGYFGICVSPSGGAYICNSNATALAEVVTVDQDPLNLIWVASTFKDAVVFPYLLIVAVILAFFCFILLATFPGWHEEIDSTGSEREVKPFPSRPVSQAALALIFVASVFVLVSVLWQHTASVAASTIAQDMGNGSVKSGVGSSAMVLGWFGFGLMVVTTIGLLVMILSIKLIRQLTDEE is encoded by the exons ATGGCTGGCAATTTTAAGGACAAGATGGCCC GTTTCATTCCCATGATCGGTTACCATCACGTGCTTATGATAATTATTGCAGTTACCATTATTCTTCTCT CCCTCTTATTGGCCGGATGCTCGTCGTCCTCTCCACAAATGCCCagcatcttcttgatctctcTCTATTACCAACGCTACGACCCCGTCTTCAATCTTGCCCAAGTGGATCCCGGCGTAGTGCAAGCGACAGCGAACATCGTTGGAGGAGCGGAGATGGAAGTCCGTGTGGGATATTTCGGAATCTGCGTATCGCCATCAGGAGGTGCCTACATCTGCAATTCGAATGCAACGGCCCTGGCTGAGGTCGTCACTGTGGACCAAGATCCGCTGAACCTGATTTGGGTAGCATCAACGTTTAAGGATGCTGTGGTCTTCCCATATCTCCT AATCGTTGCCGTTATCCTCGCATttttctgcttcatccttctgGCGACTTTCCCTGGATGGCACGAAGAAATCGACTCGACCGGCTCAGAACGTGAGGTGAAGCCGTTTCCTTCCCGGCCCGTATCTCAGGCAGCGCTGGCTCTGATTTTCGTGGCATCCGTCTTTGTGCTGGTCTCGGTACTATGGCAGCACACGGCATCCGTCGCCGCGAGCACCATTGCCCAAGACATGGGCAATGGCAGTGTCAAGAGCGGAGTTGGTAGCTCTGCGATGGTTCTCGGATGGTTTGGATTTGGCCTGATGGTGGTGACGACGATAGGCTTGTTGGTGATGATTCTCAGCATCAAGCTGATACGGCAGTTGACGGATGAAGAATAA
- a CDS encoding MAM33 family protein (MAM33, mitochondrial matrix glycoprotein) translates to MLSLRTIARSVPRTFSRSIAISSRSALFRPIPTAAPKNVILQSALKPSYAAFSTSSVFKQSQAEGDFELAAKLEDELKHEKASGLEDLDSSVQNIQYVLQNNSWEVKDVPGDQEVVLTKKFGNEEIRLTFTVADLQNLSEQEEFDDQALSDELDFEGGHQPANRGASGNVAQHPEDRVAPADRELDELDRDLEPSFPARVNITVEKPSNGALLIQTVAQDGLFQIEEVSYFSKPDLAHAQTAEKDWARQSLYAGPPFENLDEDLQTFLERYLEERGINAELANMIPDYIQVKEQKEYVRWLEMGLLDVKNFITA, encoded by the exons ATGTTGTCGCTACGTACCATCGCCCGCTCTGTGCCTCGCACTTTCTCCCGCTCCATCGCCATCTCTTCCCGCTCTGCTCTCTTCCGACCTATTCCGACTGCTGCTCCTAAAAATGTTATCCTGCAATCTGCTCTGAAGCCTTCATACGCGGCTTTCTCGACTTCTAGCGTATTCAAACAGTCTCAAGCTGAAG GTGATTTTGAGCTTGCTGCCAAGCTTGAGGATGAACTGAAGCATGAGAAGGCTTCTGGTCTTGAGGACCTGGATTCTTCCGTCCAGAACATCCAGTATGTTCTTCAGAACAACTCCTGGGAG GTCAAGGACGTCCCCGGTGACCAGGAGGTCGTGTTGACGAAGAAGTTCGGTAACGAGGA GATTCGCCTCACCTTTACCGTTGCGGACCTTCAGAACCTGAGCGAACAAGAGGAATTCGACGACCAGGCTTTGAGTGACGAGCTGGATTTTGAGGGCGGCCACCAGCCCGCTAACCGGGGTGCCTCTGGCAACGTTGCCCAGCACCCCGAGGATCGGGTTGCCCCGGCTGATCGCGAGCTGGATGAGTTGGACCGTGATCTGGAGCCCAGCTTCCCTGCCCGCGTCAACATCACCGTTGAGAAGCCAAGCAACGGCGCTTTGCTGATCCAGACTGTTGCCCAGGATGGTCTCTTCCAGATCGAGGAGGTCTCCTACTTCTCTAAGCCTGACTTGGCACATGCCCAGACAGCTGAAAAGGACTGGGCTAGACAGAGCCTCTACGCTGGACCTCCCTTTGAGAACCTCGATGAGGATCTGCAGACCTTCTTGGAGCGTTACCTCGAGGAGAGAGGCATCAACGCAGAGCTCGCCAACATGATTCCTGACTACATCCAGgtgaaggagcagaaggaatACGTTCGCTGGCTCGAGA TGGGACTTTTAGACgtcaagaacttcatcaCCGCTTAA
- a CDS encoding MFS transporter (synaptic vesicle transporter SVOP and related transporters (major facilitator superfamily)), which produces METIRDSTFGKLVRVFTRNRLLRYPEEVNPALWTECLKPEPSVKDEEAATLADTEEDTFGLYAVMSQASRASRRLNSIASTAGVDRGTPLLVDWRGPDDPENPQNWSTTKKLLVSSQIWMLTFAIYIGSAIYTPGIEGVSEQFSVSRVAATLGLTLFVLGYGLGPMVWSPLSELPTVGRNPTYILTLVVFVFFQFAVIYAKNFGMLLAFRFLTGFLGSPALATGGASMGDMWNPKVRDYMIAIWGCFAISAPVLGPLVGGFAASAKGWTWTIWQLLWASGFTLVLLFFFLPETFTPNILWRRARRVRKITGNSNYKCEAEIELSHVRPKDVLFEAAIRPFQLCFLEPIVFFLNLYISLIYGILYIFFEAFPIVFSEIHGFNMGQTGLAFLGILIGAILIIPCYFYWKAKYQSQHFDQNWNIAPEHQLPPACVGAFALPISLFWFGWTGNFESVHWIVPIVGSVFFSVGGCLIFNGIFCYQAHAYPRYAASVLAGNDFMRSSFGAGFPLFATAMFHNLGVGWACTLLGCLTVLFVPYPFILLKFGRRLRMASKYARHDI; this is translated from the exons ATGGAGACCATCCGCGATTCAACCTTTGGAAAGCTCGTGCGCGTGTTTACTAGGAATCGGTTGCTACGATACCCAGAGGAAGTTAATCCGGCTCTTTGGACAGAATGTTTGAAACCGGAACCCAGtgtcaaagatgaagaggcaGCGACGTTGGCGGACACCGAGGAGGACACCTTCGGTCTATACGCCGTTATGTCACAGGCGTCACGAGCTTCGCGTCGTCTGAACTCGATAGCTTCGACCGCTGGTGTCGATAGAGGAACACCGCTTCTGGTGGATTGGCGTGGACCAGATGATCCTGAG AATCCTCAGAATTGGAGCACAACTAAAAAGCTCCTTGTAAGTAGCCAGATCTGGATGTTAACCTTTGCCATCTACATCGGATCTGCGATCTATACCCCAGGAATCGAAGGCGTCTCGGAACAATTCAGTGTAAGTAGAGTCGCCGCAACACTCGGGCTGACACTCTTCGTGCTGGGATATGGCCTAG GTCCAATGGTCTGGTCCCCTCTCTCAGAGCTACCAACCGTCGGCCGAAACCCTACATacatcctcaccctcgtcgtctttgtcttcttccaatTCGCCGTCATCTACGCAAAGAACTTCGGCATGCTACTCGCATTCCGGTTCTTGACCGGCTTTCTCGGCTCCCCAGCCCTTGCAACCGGCGGAGCATCCATGGGAGACATGTGGAACCCGAAAGTGCGCGACTACATGATCGCTATCTGGGGCTGTTTCGCCATCTCCGCTCCCGTCCTGGGCCCTCTCGTCGGCGGCTTCGCAGCCTCCGCAAAAGGATGGACATGGACCATCTGGCAGCTGCTCTGGGCCAGCGGGTTCACACTGGTCCTactattcttcttcctcccggAAACCTTCACGCCCAATATTCTTTGGCGACGAGCACGTCGTGTACGGAAGATCACGGGGAACTCGAACTACAAATGCGAAGCGGAGATCGAGCTCAGCCATGTCAGACCTAAG GACGTCCTCTTCGAAGCCGCAATCCGACCCTTCCAACTCTGCTTCCTCGAACcaatcgtcttcttcctAAACCTCTACATCTCCCTAATCTACGGcatcctctacatcttcttcgaagccTTCCCAATCGTCTTCAGCGAAATCCACGGTTTCAACATGGGCCAAACCGGCCTCGCCTTCCTCGGGATCCTAATCGGAGCGATCCTCATAATACCGTGCTACTTCTACTGGAAAGCCAAATACCAATCTCAGCATTTCGACCAGAACTGGAACATCGCACCCGAACACCAGCTGCCCCCAGCCTGCGTGGGGGCGTTCGCGCTCCCGATTTCGCTGTTCTGGTTTGGGTGGACGGGGAACTTTGAGAGCGTGCATTGGATTGTGCCGATTGTGGGGTCGGTGTTTTTTTCGGTCGGGGGGTGTTTGATCTTCAATGGGATTTTTTGTTATCAGGCTCATGCGTATCCGAGGTATGCGGCTTCGGTGTTGGCGGGGAATGATTTTATGAGGTCGTCGTTTGGGGCTgggtttcctttgtttgCGACGGCTATGTTTCATAATCTGGGGGTTGGCTGGGCGTGTACGCTTCTTGGATGCTTGACGGTGTTGTTTGTGCCCTATCCTTTTATTTTGTTGAAGTttgggaggaggttgaggatggcgAGTAAGTATGCGAGGCATGATATCTGA
- a CDS encoding translation machinery-associated protein 16 (predicted protein), whose amino-acid sequence MPKSFSKVHKHIAKKRGAIDALHENSRDAKRLRRAGIRDDRVARVSATLARGRQSYIDRIVYFHENVPEDAGVFSDSDMMNLIVRYINRSVPEIEQLQSERRKGRPPSKREENLLQRTDAENKEFKTGFWLPDLGQEDVLKALASWNGDWSGLSSMKFIRLTKDGGKQSSAFPPKGMS is encoded by the exons ATGCCGAAGTCTTTCTCGAAGGTCCATAAGCATATCGCTAAAAAGAGAGGGGCAATTGACGCACTCCATGAGAACAGCAGAGATGCGAAGAGATTGCGCCGCGCAGGTATCAGAGATGATCGGGTTGCTCGTGTCTCTGCCACACTGGCCCGAGGACGACAGTCATACA TTGATCGGATCGTATACTTCCACGAGAATGTCCCAGAGGATGCAGGCGTCTTCTCGGATAGTGACATGATGAATTTAATTGTTAG ATACATCAATCGAAGTGTCCCTGAGATCGAGCAATTACAGAGCGAGCGGAGGAAAGGCCGACCCCCCAGCAAACGGGAGGAAAATCTCCTACAGCGAACAGACGCAGAGAATAAAGAGTTTAAGACCGGTTTCTGGTTGCCCGATCTTGGCCAGGAAGATGTACTCAAGGCTCTTGCCTCGTGGAATGGAGATTGGTCCGGACTCAGTAGCATGAAGTTCATTCGCTTGACCAAGGATGGTGGGAAGCAGTCTTCAGCTTTTCCTCCTAAAGGGATGTCGTGA
- a CDS encoding putative exonuclease (5'-3' exonuclease), translating to MGIKGLHGLLKSIQKPCHLKKFSGQTLGVDAYGWLHRGTVACAVDLVLDRPTTKHVDFVLNRVRMLLYFGVTPYLIFDGDNLPSKAGTESDRHQRRQESKTLGLELQRKGRTAEAYQEFQKAVDVTPLMARQLIDELKKMNVQYMVAPYEADAQLVYLERQGIINGIISEDSDLLVFGAKRLLSKLDQHGDCIEINRADFAACREVSLIGWTDADFRRMCILSGCDYLPNIARLGLKTAYRCIRKYRNVEKALRMLQFEGQYHVPTNYLENFKQAELTFLYQRVFCPQAGKLVTLTAPEDDVNLEELPYIGADVDPELAVGVARGDLDPTTKEPLVLRPAPAGKLMHGIQRRQTLGSSAELKPNKPISSFFTPKRTPLAELDPNSLTPSPSQQRLLERHANRSWESSPVTPRPGIVRSATVNRLSSPLVRSVERNSFLAHASRASTLQPTKRQRLCSETDEASLPSLPDCRSRFFASSPGDSSPSGAKVTRSKKARKSAVDVFSDEVAEDIMTQIVGSSETANHCKDKPHIGTEPREGNHEEAAPSTALTTSEDSAIVKQKVLAEEPQDSAETPSKASVNEDSNPEVFHQVLDYHIAKQNSSLLSKFTFEAAERNTSPNLDTPQTKDPQVHRPLISRSPSRVKAGVSRSPSRRQRLTPLQRLGQTALARSRSLNFTPSLSTSSALGSNIGANTSKASPIPATYHIAQGSEDMIVPDSEEEDVDGDEPSHPRTPVAFDLKRFSYTNK from the exons ATGGGCATTAAAG GgctccatggtcttctcaaGTCAATTCAAAAACCATGTCATTTGAAAAAGTTTAGCGGACAAACACTTGGGGTCGACGCGTATGGATGGCTGCATCGTGGTACGGTCGCCTGCGCGGTGGACTTAGTTTTGGACCGGCCGACGACCAA ACATGTCGATTTCGTACTGAACCGGGTCCGCATGTTGCTCTATTTTGGAGTTACCCCATATCTTATCTTCGACGGTGACAATCTACCGAGTAAAGCCGGTACCGAGTCTGATCGACATCAACGGCGTCAGGAAAGCAAAACCCTTGGGTTGGAACTGCAGCGGAAGGGAAGGACAGCGGAAGCTTATCAAGAATTCCAGAAAGCGGTGGATGTGACCCCTTTAATGGCTCGTCAATTGATCGACGAACTGAAAAAGATGAATGTTCAGTATATGGTGGCTCCGTATGAGGCAGATGCACAACTCGTATACCTTGAGCGCCAGGGCATCATCAATGGTATCATATCAGAAGACTCTGATTTGCTGGTGTTCGGCGCGAAAAGACTGTTGTCTAAACTAGACCAGCATGGCGACTGTATTGAGATTAACCGAGCAGATTTTGCAGCTTGTCGCGAAGTCAGTCTTATAGGATGGACTGATGCTGACTTTAGACGCATGTGTATCCTCAGTGGTTGTGATTACCTACCCAACATTGCAAGGCTGGGTTTGAAAACTGCCTATCGGTGTATTCGCAAATACAGGAATGTGGAGAAGGCGCTACGGATGCTTCAATTTGAGGGCCAGTATCATGTTCCTACGAATTATCTGGAGAATTTCAAACAAGCAGAGCTCACCTTCCTTTACCAGAGAGTATTTTGCCCCCAAGCTGGAAAGCTCGTCACTCTGACTGCACCGGAGGATGATGTGAACCTCGAAGAGCTGCCGTACATCGGCGCCGATGTGGACCCTGAGCTTGCAGTTGGAGTCGCTCGTGGTGACTTGGATCCTACAACAAAAGAACCGCTGGTTTTAAGGCCTGCACCCGCGGGTAAGCTCATGCATGGCATCCAACGTCGCCAGACGCTCGGTTCATCCGCCGAACTGAAGCCAAATAAACCCATCAGCTCATTCTTCACCCCAAAACGGACTCCTCTAGCTGAGTTGGATCCAAATAGCCTCACTCCATCTCCCAGCCAGCAAAGGCTACTGGAACGGCATGCCAATAGGTCCTGGGAGAGCAGTCCTGTTACGCCCCGGCCGGGAATCGTCCGATCCGCTACTGTGAATAGGCTATCGAGTCCACTAGTTAGGAGTGTGGAGCGGAACTCTTTTTTGGCCCATGCCTCTAGAGCATCTACCTTGCAGCCCACCAAACGGCAGCGACTTTGTTCGGAGACGGACGAGGCCAGCCTTCCAAGTCTTCCAGATTGCCGCAGTCGTTTCTTTGCTAGCTCCCCGGGTGATTCAAGCCCGAGCGGTGCAAAGGTGACGCGAAGTAAGAAAGCGCGAAAGTCAGCTGTCGATGTGTTTTCTGATGAAGTagccgaggatatcatgacACAAATTGTAGGTTCGTCAGAGACTGCGAACCACTGCAAGGACAAGCCTCACATAGGAACTGAGCCGCGCGAAGGCAACCATGAAGAAGCGGCTCCGTCAACGGCACTCACCACGTCGGAAGATTCGGCAATTGTGAAACAGAAAGTCCTTGCAGAAGAGCCACAGGATAGTGCTGAAACTCCAAGTAAAGCTTCTGTTAACGAGGACTCCAACCCTGAAGTGTTTCACCAGGTGCTTGACTATCATATTGCCAAACAAAACTCTTCTCTGTTGTCTAAGTTTACTTTTGAAGCTGCGGAAAGGAATACCAGCCCCAACTTGGATACCCCGCAAACAAAAGATCCTCAGGTTCATCGCCCGCTTATTTCTAGATCACCCTCTAGGGTGAAAGCTGGGGTTTCCCGGAGTCCTTCGAGGCGACAACGGTTGACACCTTTGCAACGTCTCGGCCAGACTGCGCTGGCTCGGTCACGTTCTCTGAACTTTaccccttctctttcaacaTCAAGTGCCCTGGGCAGTAACATCGGGGCCAACACCTCTAAGGCAAGCCCGATCCCTGCCACATATCATATTGCTCAAGGAAGTGAAGACATGATTGTTCCCGAtagtgaagaagaggatgtcgATGGTGACGAACCCAGTCATCCCCGGACACCTGTTGCATTCGACCTCAAGCGATTTTCATATACAAACAAGTGA